The following proteins are encoded in a genomic region of Sorangiineae bacterium MSr12523:
- a CDS encoding S1 RNA-binding domain-containing protein, with product MNPIDSPDPSSTGKTQTDISSAPKVNASTPSIESSSASPNDAPSVSTSPGNASEADPSQVSAPGSGSAGEASSSGESASAGTPSPEGGAAPEKKKRRRRRRKKPGAAAGAQAAGAGAGPDSAHEEGADDGESDDSQAGETPALQASAEGGEAAEAKEAKPGEGGAEAKAGDKSKKDKKKKPKKDRPAKDARERPAFNVGDVVFGKILEVGEDAIFVDLSGKGRAIFDKLELLLPEDVADQIEDEARRAEARAEAIISGRDPDAAEAAAAANHAAKEAAAKAATEPASAEGAPVAEASAEAAEPALTNGHVAGGENHADLDLANHRRIVQSRPKSEPPTEGAAPEGETPAAEAAPTTEGAEAPAAVEGEGNEAAASESGSEQPSAEGAAEPAGPGVVQLPRVVLEAGAPFVGVVHNDGGRGGLVVLTHHPKRASKAKPQVAAAFKQKTEIFGLVTGVIKGGVEVDVDGVRAFAPGSHMDLRLGADLHPLVGRRLPFFVTQYGKRGRDVVLSRRALLEAEAKVTREAALAKIQPGTTVTGTVRSVVQFGAFIDIGGVEGLVPLTEMSHNRGDTPSDVFKVNAQVEVKILRIDEKGKVWLSRRATIPDPWGAVAEKYAFGTKHTGKVVRLQPFGAFVELEPGVDGLIHTADLAIKRIEHPSEVVNVGDPIEVVVASLDPGSHRIGLHPAPTGDAAGETPQRVQLHKVVKVQVVSIETGGLTVRVLGATGRHARGFIPAGGTGTPRGTDLRKAFPPGHTLDAKVIEMDPKRSEIKLSIRAMQEESERSAYQQYRQQVKREAKFGTFADLLAKRGPTQK from the coding sequence GTGAACCCGATCGATTCGCCGGACCCGTCGTCGACGGGAAAGACCCAAACTGATATCTCGAGCGCACCCAAAGTGAACGCGAGTACGCCTTCTATCGAATCGTCATCGGCTTCGCCGAACGATGCACCGTCTGTTTCCACCTCCCCCGGCAACGCTTCCGAGGCGGATCCTTCGCAGGTATCCGCTCCTGGTAGTGGTAGCGCGGGCGAAGCTTCGTCTTCGGGCGAGAGCGCTTCGGCAGGGACCCCATCGCCTGAGGGCGGCGCGGCACCCGAGAAGAAGAAGCGCCGTCGCCGTCGTCGGAAGAAGCCCGGTGCTGCCGCAGGCGCGCAAGCTGCCGGCGCCGGCGCGGGTCCCGACAGCGCCCACGAGGAGGGCGCAGACGACGGGGAGTCCGATGACTCTCAAGCCGGCGAGACGCCAGCGCTCCAGGCAAGCGCCGAAGGTGGCGAGGCCGCGGAAGCCAAAGAGGCGAAGCCTGGTGAGGGCGGCGCCGAGGCCAAGGCGGGCGACAAGTCCAAGAAGGACAAGAAGAAGAAGCCGAAGAAGGATCGCCCTGCCAAAGACGCGCGCGAGCGCCCTGCGTTCAACGTGGGCGACGTCGTCTTCGGCAAGATCCTCGAGGTGGGCGAGGACGCGATCTTCGTCGATCTGTCCGGGAAGGGCCGGGCCATCTTCGACAAACTCGAGCTGCTGCTGCCCGAGGACGTCGCGGATCAAATCGAAGACGAGGCTCGCCGTGCGGAAGCTCGCGCCGAGGCCATCATCTCCGGTCGCGATCCCGACGCCGCCGAGGCTGCCGCTGCCGCGAATCATGCCGCCAAGGAAGCCGCCGCGAAGGCTGCGACCGAGCCGGCCAGCGCGGAGGGCGCTCCCGTTGCCGAGGCAAGCGCCGAGGCCGCCGAGCCTGCGCTGACCAACGGCCACGTTGCCGGGGGTGAAAACCACGCGGATCTGGACCTGGCGAACCATCGCCGCATCGTTCAGTCCCGCCCGAAGAGCGAGCCGCCCACCGAGGGCGCTGCGCCGGAAGGTGAAACGCCGGCCGCCGAGGCCGCGCCGACGACAGAAGGCGCGGAAGCGCCGGCTGCCGTCGAAGGCGAAGGCAACGAGGCCGCAGCCTCCGAGTCCGGATCCGAGCAGCCGTCTGCGGAAGGCGCTGCCGAGCCGGCCGGGCCGGGCGTCGTGCAGTTGCCGCGGGTTGTCCTCGAAGCGGGTGCTCCGTTCGTGGGCGTCGTGCACAACGACGGCGGCCGCGGAGGACTCGTGGTGCTCACGCACCATCCGAAGCGCGCTTCCAAGGCCAAGCCGCAGGTTGCGGCGGCCTTCAAGCAGAAGACCGAGATTTTCGGTCTCGTCACCGGCGTCATCAAGGGTGGTGTCGAGGTCGACGTGGACGGCGTTCGCGCCTTCGCGCCGGGCTCGCACATGGATCTGCGTCTCGGTGCGGATCTGCATCCGCTGGTCGGACGGCGTTTGCCCTTCTTCGTCACGCAGTACGGCAAGCGCGGTCGCGACGTGGTGCTCTCACGCCGCGCGCTGCTCGAGGCCGAGGCCAAGGTCACGCGCGAGGCTGCCCTCGCGAAGATCCAGCCCGGCACGACGGTGACCGGTACCGTCCGCAGCGTCGTTCAATTCGGTGCGTTCATCGATATCGGCGGCGTCGAAGGCTTGGTGCCGCTGACCGAGATGAGCCACAACCGAGGCGACACGCCGTCGGACGTCTTCAAGGTCAACGCCCAGGTCGAGGTGAAGATCCTTCGCATCGACGAAAAGGGCAAAGTGTGGCTCTCACGCCGCGCGACCATTCCCGATCCGTGGGGCGCCGTCGCCGAGAAGTACGCCTTCGGCACGAAGCACACGGGCAAGGTCGTGCGCCTGCAGCCCTTCGGCGCCTTCGTGGAGCTCGAGCCCGGGGTCGACGGCCTGATTCACACGGCCGATCTCGCGATCAAGCGCATCGAGCATCCGAGCGAGGTGGTGAACGTCGGCGATCCCATCGAAGTGGTGGTGGCCTCGCTCGATCCGGGCTCGCACCGCATCGGTCTGCATCCGGCTCCGACCGGCGACGCGGCGGGGGAAACTCCGCAGCGCGTGCAGCTGCACAAGGTCGTCAAAGTGCAGGTCGTCTCCATCGAGACCGGCGGCCTCACGGTGCGCGTGCTGGGCGCCACGGGTCGTCATGCCCGCGGCTTCATCCCGGCCGGCGGCACGGGTACCCCGCGCGGTACCGACTTGCGCAAGGCCTTCCCGCCGGGTCACACGCTCGATGCCAAGGTCATCGAGATGGACCCGAAGCGCTCCGAGATCAAGCTGTCGATCCGGGCGATGCAGGAAGAAAGCGAGCGCAGCGCCTACCAGCAGTACCGGCAGCAGGTAAAGCGCGAGGCCAAGTTCGGCACCTTCGCCGATCTCTTGGCCAAGCGCGGCCCGACGCAGAAGTAG
- a CDS encoding GFA family protein has product MKRERLRIVAGADAITAYASSEHVRRSFCSRCGSSLFFEDDKTPEVIDVTLGTLDDEPEVKPAVHIFFADKAAWEDVPDDGLPRFEQSYPRETPPKT; this is encoded by the coding sequence ATGAAGCGCGAGCGCTTGCGCATCGTGGCCGGCGCAGACGCGATCACCGCGTACGCCTCGAGCGAGCACGTGCGGCGCTCGTTCTGTTCGCGCTGCGGGTCATCGCTCTTTTTCGAGGACGACAAGACGCCCGAGGTCATCGACGTGACCTTGGGCACCTTGGACGACGAGCCCGAGGTCAAACCGGCCGTGCACATCTTCTTCGCCGACAAGGCCGCCTGGGAAGATGTCCCCGACGACGGCCTCCCACGCTTCGAGCAGTCCTACCCCCGCGAGACGCCGCCCAAAACCTAG
- a CDS encoding DUF58 domain-containing protein, with translation MVPTQRFTALLFFIAVVALVAGFVSQVRPALIALDVLAGFAMLLDAALAFGRRVQAERHAAAIFSVGRANPVTITLRNRSGRALSGVLSDDPLDDCETKDLPARFLLPAHAEVHLRYEVHPTRRGPRDFRGVTVRYTSILGLVARQERIELPAHVDIFPDVHAARSLELLRRQGRQDARLGSLRVRGGDTEFERLRPYQRGDEARHIDWRAFARRDDPTVRQYQAESNQNVMFALDVGRGMRGTSKGLSSVDHALNAALLAADVALRGGDKAGMIAFDDAPRTFLPPMGGRAGGRKLTRATYALEAGFAATDYHAAISFLQTQVRARSLFIIFTNLLDPRSAKELASALRGLLPRHLPLCVLMRDRDVEDLATAPADTAHDLYVRAAAAEALAWRDGLIRTLRTSGVLVLDVFPDDVTPELVKGYLEIKARRLL, from the coding sequence GTGGTCCCGACCCAACGATTCACCGCGCTGCTCTTTTTCATCGCCGTCGTGGCGTTGGTGGCGGGGTTCGTGTCGCAGGTTCGCCCGGCGCTCATCGCGCTGGACGTGCTCGCGGGGTTCGCGATGTTGCTCGATGCCGCGCTCGCGTTCGGGCGGCGGGTGCAGGCGGAGCGGCATGCGGCGGCTATTTTCTCGGTGGGGCGGGCCAACCCGGTGACCATCACGTTGCGCAATCGCAGCGGGCGCGCGTTGAGCGGCGTCCTGTCCGACGATCCACTGGACGACTGCGAGACGAAGGATCTGCCGGCGCGGTTTCTTTTGCCCGCGCACGCCGAGGTTCATCTTCGCTACGAGGTGCACCCCACGCGGCGAGGGCCGCGTGACTTTCGCGGGGTGACGGTGCGCTACACGTCCATTCTCGGCCTGGTGGCACGCCAGGAGCGCATCGAGCTGCCGGCGCACGTCGATATTTTCCCCGACGTGCACGCGGCGCGCTCGCTGGAGCTTTTGCGCCGCCAGGGGCGACAGGACGCGCGACTCGGTTCGCTGCGGGTGCGCGGCGGCGACACGGAGTTCGAGCGGCTTCGGCCCTACCAACGCGGCGACGAGGCGCGGCACATCGACTGGCGCGCGTTCGCCCGGCGCGACGATCCGACGGTGCGGCAGTACCAGGCGGAGTCGAACCAGAACGTCATGTTCGCGTTGGACGTCGGCCGCGGGATGCGCGGCACGTCGAAGGGCCTCAGCAGCGTCGACCACGCGCTCAATGCCGCGCTTCTCGCGGCCGATGTCGCGCTCCGAGGCGGCGACAAGGCCGGGATGATCGCCTTCGACGATGCGCCGCGCACGTTTTTGCCGCCCATGGGAGGCCGCGCAGGAGGCCGAAAGCTCACGCGCGCGACCTACGCACTGGAGGCGGGCTTCGCCGCGACGGATTACCACGCGGCCATCTCATTTCTGCAGACGCAGGTGCGGGCGCGTTCGCTGTTCATCATTTTCACGAACCTGCTCGACCCGCGTTCGGCCAAGGAGCTTGCCTCGGCGCTGCGAGGGCTCCTCCCGCGTCATCTGCCTCTCTGCGTGCTCATGCGCGATCGCGACGTGGAAGATCTCGCGACCGCACCCGCCGACACGGCGCACGATCTCTACGTGCGCGCGGCCGCCGCCGAGGCCCTCGCCTGGCGCGATGGCCTCATCCGCACCCTGCGAACCTCGGGGGTGCTCGTGCTCGACGTTTTTCCCGACGATGTCACCCCCGAGCTCGTGAAGGGCTACCTCGAAATCAAGGCCCGCCGCCTTCTCTAG
- a CDS encoding MoxR family ATPase: MDAEQFRTTYERIRQQMSKVIVGQEELVHGVLVATLAQGHALVEGAPGLGKTLVARTLGVVSSCIFKRIQFTPDLMPSDVTGSSVFDRTTGSFTFVAGPIFTQLLLADEINRAPAKTQSALLEAMQDRQVTVDGHSRPLPLPFVVVATQNPVESQGTYPLPEAQLDRFLVKLTVLDPPREVEQKIVLFHARGFDPTDLSRLEPATSPDELLKMQRFAAQVRVDEAIIAYIVDLVRRTREDRAIELGASPRASIALLKTAQVIAASSGRDFVTPDDVKPMVAPVLRHRVMLHPDAQLQGVTADDRILDIVRSAPVPRVG; this comes from the coding sequence ATGGACGCCGAGCAATTTCGAACCACGTACGAGCGCATCAGGCAGCAGATGTCCAAGGTCATCGTCGGCCAGGAGGAGCTCGTCCACGGCGTGCTCGTGGCGACCCTCGCGCAAGGTCACGCCTTGGTGGAAGGCGCGCCCGGGCTGGGCAAGACGCTGGTCGCGCGCACCTTGGGGGTCGTCTCCAGCTGCATCTTCAAGCGCATTCAGTTCACGCCCGACTTGATGCCCAGCGACGTGACCGGCTCCTCGGTGTTCGACCGCACCACGGGCAGCTTCACCTTCGTGGCGGGCCCGATCTTCACGCAGCTGCTCCTTGCCGACGAGATCAACCGGGCGCCGGCGAAGACGCAGTCGGCGCTGCTCGAGGCCATGCAGGATCGGCAGGTCACTGTCGATGGGCATTCGCGGCCGCTGCCCCTGCCCTTCGTAGTGGTGGCCACGCAGAACCCGGTGGAGTCGCAAGGCACGTACCCGCTGCCGGAGGCGCAGCTCGATCGCTTCCTGGTGAAGCTCACGGTGCTCGATCCGCCGCGCGAGGTGGAGCAGAAGATCGTGCTCTTTCATGCGCGCGGTTTCGATCCGACGGATCTGTCGCGGCTGGAGCCGGCCACCTCGCCCGACGAGCTGCTGAAGATGCAGCGCTTCGCCGCGCAGGTGCGCGTGGACGAGGCCATCATCGCGTACATCGTCGATCTCGTGCGGCGTACCCGCGAGGATCGGGCCATCGAGCTGGGAGCATCACCGCGTGCATCGATTGCGCTTTTGAAGACGGCCCAAGTCATCGCCGCAAGCTCGGGGCGCGACTTCGTGACGCCCGACGACGTGAAGCCCATGGTCGCCCCCGTGCTGCGCCATCGCGTGATGCTCCACCCGGATGCGCAGCTTCAAGGCGTGACGGCGGACGACCGCATTCTGGACATCGTGCGCAGTGCACCCGTGCCGCGCGTCGGCTAG
- a CDS encoding stage II sporulation protein M: MALTSHVTEAAFIARRNQDWAELERLTQRAANQDVSALEVQEVTRISPLYRDICADLARAQAARYSAPLVDYLHALTASAHSVLYALPPRPRFTFSLRGKKSAFLAFPRAVRAHWPTMLLAAFLFFGPFLFGAIASIAEPSFAFRVVPESQLRPLVDGYAKGFATGRQAGEGAMMAGFYVNNNVGIALRCFATGIFGGLGSAFYLVQNGLAIGAILGYVASQGAGGNLLLFIIGHSAFELGAIVIAGGAGMSLGWSIIAPGNKTRLASLQSAGRDVAVIVSGAAVMLLIAAAIEAFWSASSMPAVVKVIFGATWLLVVLSYIFLAGQDEPWERT, translated from the coding sequence GTGGCGCTGACGTCGCACGTCACGGAGGCCGCGTTCATCGCACGGCGCAACCAAGATTGGGCCGAGCTCGAACGCCTCACCCAGCGCGCCGCGAACCAAGACGTGAGCGCGCTCGAGGTGCAGGAGGTCACGCGCATCTCCCCGCTCTACCGCGACATTTGCGCCGATCTGGCGCGTGCCCAGGCCGCCCGCTACAGCGCGCCGTTGGTCGATTACTTGCACGCGCTCACGGCGAGTGCGCACTCGGTGCTGTACGCCCTGCCGCCGCGCCCGCGCTTCACATTTTCGCTACGTGGCAAGAAAAGCGCGTTCCTCGCCTTCCCCCGCGCGGTGCGCGCCCATTGGCCGACCATGCTCTTGGCGGCGTTCCTCTTTTTCGGCCCATTCCTCTTCGGGGCCATCGCCTCCATCGCGGAGCCGAGCTTCGCCTTCCGCGTGGTGCCCGAGTCGCAACTTCGTCCGCTGGTCGACGGCTACGCCAAGGGATTCGCCACCGGGCGCCAAGCCGGTGAAGGCGCGATGATGGCGGGCTTCTACGTGAACAACAACGTGGGCATCGCCCTGCGGTGCTTTGCCACGGGCATCTTCGGCGGCCTCGGGTCCGCATTTTACTTGGTGCAGAACGGCCTCGCGATTGGTGCCATCCTTGGATACGTGGCCTCGCAAGGCGCCGGTGGCAATTTGCTTCTGTTCATCATCGGCCATAGCGCGTTCGAGCTCGGCGCCATCGTCATCGCCGGCGGCGCGGGCATGTCGCTCGGGTGGTCCATCATCGCGCCGGGCAACAAGACCAGGCTCGCCTCACTGCAATCGGCCGGGCGCGACGTCGCCGTCATCGTGAGCGGTGCGGCGGTGATGCTGCTCATCGCGGCCGCCATCGAGGCCTTCTGGTCGGCGTCGAGCATGCCGGCCGTCGTCAAAGTCATCTTCGGGGCCACCTGGCTCCTGGTCGTGCTCTCGTACATCTTCCTCGCGGGCCAGGACGAGCCTTGGGAGCGCACATGA
- a CDS encoding RDD family protein has translation MMGEVVHAPLDTDVAIETPEHIVFRHRVAGPARRGLAYLIDVFVCYFTLFVVGIVVLLASGAGDIVDRMQHAPQTTTGMGVGLMLVLLFVVQWVYFVVWETWKGTSLGKMALGLRVVTTTGRPIGFGGAALRNILRGADVLPIGYLVGVVSMLLTSRFQRLGDLTANTMVVMVDRARATAPVRLWPPAEPYELASIPERVMLDAEERTAIELFLRRRGTLGPAREEELASMMMEPLVRRHGIHPPHPGVHGGPPPPRPSRLLALLYERAANAGRGEAPTSSRHEAAGGRLSWR, from the coding sequence ATGATGGGGGAAGTCGTGCACGCACCGCTCGATACCGACGTGGCCATCGAAACGCCCGAACACATCGTTTTTCGGCATCGGGTGGCGGGTCCAGCGCGGCGCGGCCTGGCGTATTTGATCGACGTCTTCGTTTGCTACTTCACGCTGTTCGTCGTCGGCATTGTCGTGCTCTTGGCGTCGGGCGCCGGGGACATCGTCGATCGCATGCAGCACGCACCGCAGACGACCACGGGCATGGGCGTCGGCTTGATGCTCGTGCTCCTTTTCGTCGTGCAGTGGGTCTATTTCGTCGTGTGGGAGACGTGGAAGGGCACGAGCCTCGGCAAGATGGCCCTCGGGCTGCGCGTGGTCACCACCACGGGGCGGCCCATCGGATTCGGCGGCGCCGCATTGCGGAACATCCTGCGCGGGGCGGACGTGCTGCCCATCGGCTACCTCGTGGGCGTCGTCAGCATGCTGCTCACCTCGCGGTTTCAGCGGCTCGGGGATCTGACGGCGAACACCATGGTCGTCATGGTCGATCGCGCGCGCGCCACCGCGCCGGTGCGACTCTGGCCGCCCGCGGAGCCGTACGAGCTGGCGAGCATCCCCGAGCGCGTGATGCTCGACGCCGAGGAGCGCACGGCCATCGAGCTTTTTCTGCGCCGCCGCGGCACGCTCGGTCCTGCGCGCGAGGAGGAGCTCGCGTCGATGATGATGGAGCCACTGGTCCGCCGGCACGGGATCCATCCGCCGCATCCTGGAGTTCATGGCGGCCCGCCACCGCCGAGGCCGTCGCGCCTTCTTGCGCTCCTCTACGAGCGCGCGGCGAATGCGGGACGCGGTGAGGCGCCGACTTCGTCGCGGCACGAGGCGGCGGGAGGGCGGCTTTCGTGGCGCTGA
- a CDS encoding Smr/MutS family protein encodes MAKKPKAPDGPFSGLRELRDKMVQEEKQAKEEKQKKGAPKAAPRPAPSSPSRGKSSAHSANPEEDALAFHRLVAGVTPLDQTRGRVARAAHGRDEPKQPRPDPREAIRQEVDEVHEHLRALVEGGTRFEVSDDGRHVEGRRIDVPADWVRRLRRGLLPIDATVDLHGQRAGEAKSTLEAFLQTMRERGERCVLVVHGKGEHSPGGLGVLRGEIAAWLSQGSSSTHVAAFASAHEEDGGTGAVYVLLRR; translated from the coding sequence ATGGCGAAAAAGCCTAAGGCGCCCGACGGGCCCTTCTCCGGGCTGCGCGAACTTCGCGACAAGATGGTGCAGGAGGAGAAGCAAGCGAAGGAGGAGAAGCAAAAGAAGGGTGCGCCCAAGGCCGCGCCGCGACCTGCTCCTTCGTCACCGTCTCGGGGCAAGTCGTCCGCCCATAGTGCCAATCCCGAAGAGGACGCGCTCGCGTTCCACCGGCTGGTCGCAGGGGTCACGCCGCTCGATCAGACCCGCGGTCGCGTCGCACGGGCGGCGCATGGTCGCGACGAACCAAAGCAGCCGCGCCCCGATCCGCGCGAGGCGATCCGTCAGGAGGTCGACGAGGTGCACGAGCACCTGCGCGCCCTGGTCGAAGGCGGAACGCGCTTCGAGGTGTCCGACGACGGCCGGCACGTGGAAGGACGGCGCATCGACGTGCCCGCCGATTGGGTGCGCCGCCTCCGGCGCGGTCTTCTGCCGATCGATGCGACCGTCGATTTGCACGGCCAGCGGGCCGGCGAAGCGAAAAGCACGCTGGAAGCATTTCTCCAAACGATGCGCGAACGCGGCGAGCGGTGCGTGCTCGTCGTACACGGCAAGGGCGAACATTCGCCGGGCGGGCTCGGCGTGTTGCGCGGCGAAATCGCCGCCTGGCTCTCACAGGGAAGCTCGAGCACACACGTCGCGGCCTTTGCCAGCGCCCACGAAGAGGATGGTGGCACGGGCGCCGTCTATGTTCTCCTACGCCGGTGA
- a CDS encoding (2Fe-2S) ferredoxin domain-containing protein has product MKAATFRPRVHFFVCCNRRENSPLGPGCSARGDAIYAALKRRVQQDGHIQSVWVTQTGCLGICPAKGATVAVYPEQAIATEVEPADVDALYALCVKAVGNGRV; this is encoded by the coding sequence GTGAAAGCGGCCACGTTTCGTCCCAGGGTTCATTTCTTCGTCTGCTGCAATCGTCGGGAAAATTCGCCTTTGGGCCCCGGCTGCAGCGCCAGGGGGGACGCCATCTACGCCGCGCTCAAACGGCGGGTGCAGCAAGACGGGCACATTCAATCGGTCTGGGTTACGCAAACTGGTTGCCTAGGCATCTGTCCGGCCAAAGGGGCCACCGTGGCCGTCTACCCGGAGCAAGCGATCGCGACCGAGGTGGAACCGGCCGACGTGGACGCGCTTTATGCGCTTTGCGTGAAAGCGGTCGGAAACGGTCGCGTCTGA
- a CDS encoding serine/threonine protein kinase, translated as MAWSNSPPAKSKLASSASSSGGGEASADAKSDPPRRPTIALSGDRLVYLGERLGRGNASVVLSGILESSHGIRRRVAVKVIDAVAHDEQEQVLPAILEALQQAAQVNHPNVATVYEVTMEGHAPVVISELIEGRSLEAFIDAYARVGRKIPPDLALFIGTEIAEGLAGARDTRSLEGALLNLIHGEPSGRDVLISWNGEVKITDFGVAQATRIASGVRNIRSFARRAATLSPEVAKGRRPDARSDVFAVGMILREMLVGPRWPASINDQDAFARVRAGDMDMDVLAPRLYEPIAAILTRALEVEPSNRFPHAGALAFELRRASLPLGVGDNRIFLQHAMRDIFAVASEDDTEIEPDKTAPARHSRH; from the coding sequence ATGGCCTGGTCGAATTCGCCCCCTGCCAAATCGAAGCTTGCCTCTTCCGCTTCTTCTAGCGGGGGTGGCGAGGCTTCTGCCGACGCGAAGAGCGATCCGCCGCGCCGGCCCACGATTGCGCTCTCGGGCGATCGGCTGGTTTACCTCGGAGAGCGACTTGGGCGGGGCAACGCTTCGGTTGTTCTTTCAGGCATCTTGGAGTCGTCCCACGGGATCCGCCGGCGCGTGGCGGTGAAGGTCATCGATGCGGTCGCGCACGATGAGCAGGAGCAGGTGCTGCCCGCCATTTTGGAGGCCTTGCAGCAGGCGGCGCAGGTGAATCACCCCAATGTGGCCACGGTCTACGAGGTCACGATGGAGGGGCATGCGCCCGTGGTCATCAGCGAGCTCATCGAAGGTCGCTCGCTGGAGGCCTTCATCGACGCGTACGCGCGCGTCGGGCGGAAAATCCCGCCCGATCTCGCGCTTTTCATCGGCACCGAGATCGCCGAAGGCCTCGCCGGTGCGCGCGACACGCGCTCCCTGGAGGGCGCGCTCCTCAATTTGATTCACGGTGAGCCATCGGGTCGTGACGTTCTCATTTCATGGAACGGTGAAGTGAAGATCACCGACTTCGGGGTGGCGCAGGCCACGCGCATCGCGTCGGGGGTGCGCAACATCCGCTCCTTCGCGCGCCGAGCGGCGACGCTCTCTCCGGAGGTGGCGAAGGGCCGCCGCCCCGATGCGCGCTCCGACGTGTTCGCCGTGGGGATGATCCTGCGCGAGATGCTCGTGGGCCCGCGCTGGCCGGCGTCGATCAACGACCAGGATGCCTTTGCCCGCGTGCGCGCCGGCGACATGGATATGGACGTGCTCGCGCCCCGGCTTTACGAGCCCATCGCGGCGATTCTGACGCGCGCGCTGGAGGTCGAGCCGTCGAACCGCTTTCCGCATGCCGGCGCGCTGGCCTTCGAGCTACGGCGTGCGAGCTTGCCGCTCGGCGTCGGCGACAATCGCATCTTTTTGCAGCACGCCATGCGCGACATCTTCGCGGTGGCCTCGGAAGACGACACCGAGATCGAGCCGGACAAGACCGCACCGGCTCGCCACAGTCGTCATTGA
- a CDS encoding NUDIX hydrolase, with protein MKTPPFTLPAPRLKKWTLSNTRSEGSFRVFDVLHHDVTDGNGGSRRDVYTMACPDWCNVVAITPDDHVVLLWQYRFGSDELGLEVPGGVIEADETPLEGARRELLEETGYTARDWALLTTVEPNPALSNNRCHMFVARGAELTHPTAWDEQEECEVSLAPVSHIAQLLDEGKITHSLVVVALERFLRSLR; from the coding sequence ATGAAAACACCGCCCTTCACCCTGCCCGCCCCGCGCCTGAAGAAGTGGACCCTTTCCAATACGCGCTCCGAAGGCAGCTTCCGCGTGTTCGACGTCTTGCATCACGACGTCACCGATGGCAACGGCGGGTCGCGGCGCGATGTCTACACGATGGCGTGCCCGGATTGGTGCAACGTCGTGGCCATCACGCCGGACGATCACGTCGTGCTCCTCTGGCAATACCGCTTCGGGAGCGATGAACTCGGGCTCGAAGTCCCCGGCGGCGTGATCGAGGCGGACGAAACGCCGCTGGAGGGTGCCCGCCGCGAGCTCCTCGAGGAAACCGGCTACACCGCGCGCGATTGGGCGTTGCTCACCACCGTGGAGCCCAACCCCGCGCTGTCGAACAACCGATGCCATATGTTCGTGGCGCGCGGGGCCGAGCTCACGCACCCCACGGCGTGGGACGAACAAGAGGAGTGCGAGGTCTCGCTTGCGCCGGTCTCGCACATCGCGCAGCTGCTCGACGAAGGAAAAATCACGCACTCCCTCGTGGTGGTCGCGCTCGAGCGCTTCCTGCGGTCACTGCGCTGA
- the cysE gene encoding serine O-acetyltransferase has protein sequence MLRRAVRWMKDLPRKLSVIREDVQAVCDNDPAARSALEVLLVYPGLHALWFHRVAHNLWDSGFYFGGRAISHINRFVTGIEIHPGARIGRRVVIDHGMGIVIGETAVVGDGCLLYKGVVLGGTTLTHEKRHPTLGKNVVVGSNACILGAIEIGDFARIGSGSVVIRPVPADATVVGVPARVIVPARHRFDAALDHANLPDPISDMIRALASQNERLRERLAKVEARLDIDHDERDNNVHLPYEGDELPPVDGG, from the coding sequence ATGCTGCGTCGCGCCGTTCGCTGGATGAAAGACCTTCCGCGCAAGCTTTCCGTCATTCGGGAAGACGTCCAGGCCGTTTGCGACAACGATCCGGCCGCACGCTCCGCGCTCGAGGTCCTGCTCGTCTATCCAGGGCTCCACGCTTTGTGGTTCCACCGGGTGGCGCACAATCTGTGGGATTCAGGATTTTACTTCGGCGGCCGCGCCATCAGCCATATCAACCGCTTCGTCACGGGCATCGAGATTCACCCGGGCGCGCGCATCGGCCGGCGGGTGGTCATCGATCACGGAATGGGCATCGTGATTGGCGAGACGGCGGTCGTCGGCGACGGCTGTCTTCTCTACAAAGGCGTGGTCCTGGGCGGGACCACGCTGACGCACGAGAAGCGCCACCCCACCTTGGGCAAGAACGTCGTAGTCGGGTCGAACGCGTGCATCCTGGGCGCCATCGAGATTGGCGATTTCGCGCGCATTGGCTCGGGCAGCGTGGTCATCCGCCCCGTTCCGGCCGATGCCACGGTGGTGGGCGTGCCCGCGCGGGTCATCGTGCCCGCGAGGCATCGCTTCGACGCAGCGCTCGACCACGCGAACCTGCCCGACCCGATCAGCGACATGATCCGCGCCCTCGCCTCGCAGAACGAGCGGCTGCGCGAGCGCCTTGCCAAGGTCGAAGCGCGCCTCGACATCGACCACGATGAGCGCGACAACAACGTCCATTTGCCTTATGAGGGAGACGAACTGCCGCCCGTCGATGGTGGTTGA